The following proteins are co-located in the Dyadobacter chenwenxiniae genome:
- a CDS encoding serine hydrolase domain-containing protein has product MNGKEILPTAIDAFLKKEMAAGSIPGLSIAIINNGKVVYSREMGLADIEQQTKVTRQTLFEAASLTKSVFAYYVLKQVEKGLIALDTPLYKYMPYPDIAYDERYKLITARMALSHTTGFPNWRDDEVPDSLSTKVKKGSLYLNFRPGTQVSYSGEGFQYLAKTIAHLLNTNLRGLGEIMNKEVCTSLGMTNSTLIRNNYVDQFKASGYLRNDDGSNWKGDFETFDELNAAASLRSNAPEFAKFMIALINNKGLKKQSMNEMLKDQAYDDPPSHTAAKGLGVFIHHTSAGDRISHNGNNQIFNADYIMYPDKKSGFVIFINNNMEEHIMQHLEYFFKHGQEYPVKDADILIDVNSYVGEYKSSDPTTPNFVFLTEKGKLFLYVKNNHKRKYELHPAAKDDFFLNEVIAKLVFIRDKNGMIIGFEKEQQSFYNEKFQKID; this is encoded by the coding sequence TTGAATGGCAAGGAAATTTTGCCAACAGCAATAGACGCCTTCCTGAAAAAGGAAATGGCGGCCGGGAGTATTCCCGGGCTATCGATCGCTATCATCAATAATGGCAAGGTAGTTTACAGCCGCGAAATGGGGCTCGCCGACATTGAACAACAAACAAAGGTGACTCGTCAAACGCTTTTTGAAGCGGCATCTTTAACCAAATCAGTTTTTGCCTATTATGTGCTCAAGCAGGTAGAGAAAGGATTGATAGCACTGGACACCCCTTTATATAAATACATGCCATATCCCGATATCGCTTACGATGAGCGGTACAAACTGATAACAGCGCGAATGGCACTTAGTCATACAACAGGCTTCCCAAACTGGCGCGATGATGAAGTTCCAGACTCACTAAGCACCAAGGTTAAAAAAGGCAGTCTGTACTTGAACTTTCGACCGGGCACCCAGGTGAGCTATTCAGGAGAAGGATTTCAATATTTGGCTAAAACAATCGCCCATCTATTAAACACTAACCTGAGGGGCTTGGGAGAGATCATGAATAAAGAGGTTTGCACATCACTGGGAATGACAAATTCCACTTTAATAAGAAACAATTATGTTGACCAGTTCAAGGCGAGCGGATATTTGCGCAATGACGATGGTTCCAACTGGAAGGGTGATTTTGAAACTTTTGATGAGCTTAATGCCGCAGCAAGTTTACGTTCAAATGCGCCAGAGTTTGCTAAATTCATGATTGCGCTAATAAATAATAAGGGGTTGAAAAAACAATCTATGAATGAAATGTTGAAAGATCAGGCGTATGATGATCCTCCATCACATACAGCGGCAAAAGGGTTAGGTGTGTTTATCCATCATACATCAGCCGGTGACCGCATTTCGCATAACGGGAACAATCAAATTTTTAATGCTGATTACATCATGTATCCTGATAAAAAGAGTGGCTTCGTCATCTTTATTAACAACAACATGGAGGAGCACATCATGCAACATCTCGAATATTTTTTTAAACATGGTCAAGAATATCCGGTAAAGGATGCTGATATCCTTATTGATGTAAATAGTTACGTTGGCGAATATAAGAGTTCAGATCCAACAACACCTAATTTCGTTTTTCTTACGGAAAAGGGAAAGTTATTTCTGTATGTTAAGAATAATCACAAACGAAAATATGAGCTCCACCCTGCCGCAAAAGATGACTTCTTTCTTAATGAGGTCATTGCCAAGTTGGTTTTCATAAGGGATAAAAATGGGATGATAATCGGTTTTGAAAAAGAACAGCAATCTTTTTATAACGAAAAGTTTCAAAAAATAGATTAG
- a CDS encoding S41 family peptidase has protein sequence MPYCITFLIAFCFCNPVKAQNRKPTYNPPPIALRKLNEGQLKADFGTLEHALVETYGGIYRLSDSIHVQKRFDKYRRQLAIINDQADFISLLTTLIASFREGHMKVEYDDETNNLLKTSKLFPFTIMVENEKLRVLYNETAEDQSITPGMEILSINGHQSGSLIKAMIPHISADGYGYSHRNKRLADNFSQNLWLYFGQQDRFNIKAKNSTGKVIITNVVGVTDAHRQINRLSIVNLQVRKGVTQFEGRGPNVSLSFTNEGKTANLRIQGFKGKEFENELDSVFRIVDQKNTKTLILDLRSNGGGEDVYGAALVSHLTSAPFRYFRKIQMRTIKPSFGGWSHDLLNILDTGTVTDPVDRHLLTGAIKAGINIQQPSSINFKGKLFVLTDGYTFSTAADAAAVIRQITTAIFIGEETGGGAEGNTSGIFLQAKLPNSGLKVIIPSLCYWNAVTVRKKNRGVLPDHPLINSVTDILESNDRQWKYAAALALESD, from the coding sequence ATGCCTTATTGTATTACTTTTTTGATTGCATTTTGTTTTTGCAACCCGGTTAAAGCACAAAACAGGAAACCTACCTACAATCCACCACCAATAGCGCTTAGAAAGCTTAATGAAGGGCAGCTTAAGGCGGATTTTGGCACATTAGAGCATGCGCTTGTCGAAACATATGGCGGTATCTACCGTCTGAGCGATAGCATTCATGTCCAAAAAAGGTTCGATAAATATCGCAGACAGTTAGCGATCATAAATGACCAGGCTGACTTTATTTCACTATTGACAACGTTAATTGCCAGTTTCAGGGAAGGCCACATGAAGGTGGAATATGATGATGAGACCAACAATCTTTTAAAGACCTCGAAACTTTTCCCCTTCACTATTATGGTAGAGAATGAGAAATTGAGAGTGCTTTATAATGAAACTGCGGAAGACCAGTCAATTACCCCAGGCATGGAGATTCTAAGCATTAACGGCCATCAGTCTGGGTCGCTTATTAAGGCAATGATACCGCATATTTCAGCTGATGGATATGGCTATTCACACCGGAACAAACGGCTCGCTGATAATTTTTCTCAAAACCTGTGGCTATATTTTGGTCAGCAGGACCGGTTTAATATAAAAGCAAAAAACAGCACGGGTAAGGTGATCATTACTAACGTAGTAGGGGTAACCGACGCGCACCGTCAAATCAATAGACTTTCAATTGTTAACCTGCAAGTGAGAAAAGGTGTTACCCAATTTGAAGGTCGGGGTCCAAACGTATCTTTAAGCTTTACAAATGAAGGTAAAACTGCTAACCTGCGGATTCAGGGATTCAAAGGAAAAGAATTTGAAAATGAGTTGGATAGTGTTTTTAGAATTGTTGATCAAAAAAATACTAAGACACTGATACTTGATCTGCGCAGCAATGGTGGAGGTGAGGATGTTTATGGCGCAGCACTTGTTTCGCATCTTACATCAGCACCTTTCAGATATTTTAGAAAAATACAAATGCGGACAATTAAACCTTCATTTGGTGGGTGGAGCCATGATCTGCTTAATATACTAGACACAGGCACAGTTACAGACCCTGTCGATCGACATCTTCTTACCGGTGCAATAAAAGCCGGTATTAATATACAACAACCATCTTCAATAAATTTCAAGGGGAAATTGTTCGTTTTGACAGATGGTTATACCTTCTCTACCGCCGCAGATGCTGCCGCTGTGATCAGGCAGATCACTACCGCGATCTTCATTGGGGAAGAAACAGGTGGAGGCGCGGAAGGGAATACTTCGGGCATATTTTTACAAGCTAAACTGCCCAATTCTGGATTGAAGGTAATAATACCTTCCCTATGCTATTGGAATGCAGTTACCGTCCGTAAAAAAAATAGGGGTGTTTTGCCCGATCATCCTTTAATAAACAGCGTAACTGATATATTAGAAAGCAACGATAGGCAATGGAAGTATGCCGCTGCATTAGCCTTAGAATCTGATTAA
- a CDS encoding serine hydrolase, with translation MMLKKIMFGCLLVVTGCKTNDPTPDKDFVLKFIKENPGRSSIKLVRNDTLFALHNGDKMMPLASTAKIILAIEYARQAAAGEINAAEMVPVADLEKFNVSGTDGGAHVNWLSAVSTKIINQKISIREISKGMIQFSSNANQEWLLAKLGPEKVEAELKNLGVKNHDKVFYLASSLFVGKEAFPGLKGKSLAEKLRGMSNSEYLIFINLIHKKLLADPSYKSDIGDFGMDVQKVWSDRLTGSTVTEYAGILKKINDRKFFSMEEQKYLDEVMEYLLENPANSDVFEHIGIKGGSTLFVLTKAVYATDKKGNNVEFAYFFNDLSNEENSRLQVGMNYFDQNILLKPTFVQEVKEQIYN, from the coding sequence ATGATGTTAAAAAAAATTATGTTTGGATGTCTTTTAGTAGTTACAGGTTGCAAAACCAATGATCCTACACCTGATAAAGATTTCGTTTTGAAATTTATAAAAGAAAATCCTGGACGGTCAAGTATTAAGTTAGTGAGAAATGATACGCTATTTGCGTTGCACAACGGTGATAAAATGATGCCTTTAGCAAGTACGGCCAAAATTATTCTGGCGATTGAGTATGCAAGACAGGCCGCTGCCGGAGAAATTAATGCAGCTGAAATGGTTCCTGTCGCTGACTTAGAAAAGTTTAATGTTTCCGGCACGGATGGCGGTGCCCACGTAAACTGGCTTTCAGCCGTTTCTACAAAAATAATAAATCAAAAAATAAGTATTAGGGAAATCTCCAAGGGAATGATCCAGTTTAGCTCAAATGCTAACCAGGAATGGCTGCTTGCGAAACTCGGACCCGAAAAAGTGGAAGCTGAGCTAAAAAATTTAGGAGTTAAAAATCATGATAAAGTGTTTTATCTGGCTTCATCACTCTTTGTGGGCAAGGAGGCATTTCCGGGTTTAAAGGGTAAGTCGCTTGCCGAAAAGCTTCGTGGCATGAGCAATTCTGAATATTTAATTTTTATCAATTTGATTCATAAAAAATTGCTTGCAGATCCATCATACAAGTCTGATATAGGAGACTTTGGTATGGATGTTCAAAAAGTTTGGTCAGACCGACTGACTGGTTCTACTGTAACTGAGTATGCAGGCATTTTGAAAAAAATCAATGACCGGAAATTTTTCAGTATGGAAGAGCAGAAGTACCTGGATGAAGTAATGGAGTACCTATTGGAGAATCCTGCTAATTCGGATGTATTTGAACATATTGGAATAAAGGGAGGTTCAACTCTATTTGTTCTGACAAAGGCAGTTTATGCTACTGACAAAAAAGGAAACAATGTTGAGTTTGCTTACTTCTTCAATGATCTTTCGAATGAAGAAAATAGTCGTTTGCAGGTTGGTATGAATTATTTTGATCAGAATATTTTATTAAAGCCAACGTTTGTGCAAGAAGTTAAGGAACAAATTTACAATTGA